The segment ACCTCCAACGCTACGTCTGACATTGCTCCTCCACCGAGAATATAAGGATACGGAAGGTTCGCGGTGGGATAGATTGGAAAGTCGACCGACTGGTCGCGTCCGCCCAGGGTGACCGTCGCGTGCCCACTCACCGTGTCCACCGCCTGGTCGGCCCGAGTGAGATCACGCGTCATGATTCGCCGGTGGTGGCCACCCGGGGCCTGTGCGGCCGCTGAAGCACTCCCCGTCAGTACGAACGAGTCGCCCGTATCGATCAGCGCCAACCGGTCTTGCCCATTGATGCGGAGTGGCTTGACCAAAAGCGTGCCGCCCCCAAAGGCGGCCGTGCTCACCAGCATCGGCTCTTGACACGATGAGAGAGCGTCGGAACTCGAAGGGAACGTAAGCGTGTCTCTGGTCAAGCGAAAACGCCCCAGTTGCATCAACGCGTCGTTACCGACGACGTCCCTTCCCTCGTCAACGACTTCCACGGGCAAATGCCTCACTACCGCCGAGCCAAGCTTAAGTTCGTCAATGATCCCAAGGCTCTGTGGGGAGGACTTACCCAACAGGCCGACGGCCTTACCGTGGTCGGCGATAACCACCCTCACACCTAAGCGCTTTGCGGTCGCACGGCTCAATGTTGTCGCTGACCCCGTGTCCAGACCGAGCGCGATCGCTTGGCCATTCACCGTGGCGTCCAATGAAAATGCGTGTGCCGCATCGAAGCGAACGGGAACGGTGACATCACCCGCATGTTCGGCGGAAATGGGGGGCATGGCCGCATAAAGGGCGTTGTCGCGCATGAACGCCTGGAAAGGAATATCGGAAGACGCCACGGACGCGAACGTGGTGGCCGCCGCTGCATCCAGGCGGGATGCGTCGGCATAACGACCTTTGAGCCGAAGGTTGCCCGCTTCAAACTTGGCGCAGAAGAACGCCGTGACCGCTTGTGTCGAAGCAAGTGCTTTGGCACAGGTCCGCGCTGTCGCCGATGAATGGTCGAGTTGCCAGGTCACACGGTCCAGCCCCATCGCCGCAAGCGCGCGTGACGCATCATTTGCCGGATGTTGGAAGGCCCCCAATAGCCCAGAAGCATCTGCTGCGCGAACAGCATCTCGCAACGCCGTCTCCGTCAGCGGGGGGGCCGTGTCCTCGGCCCGAACCGAGCCATTCGAAGCGAGTGCGATCAGTACTGCAACCATCGCCTGCTTAAGACGCGCTTGTGTGACGTGCGTCGCATTTCCTTGCATGTTTGTCTCCGCGTGGGACCGCGACTATACGAGTGGCGTGTGGCAAAACGAAAGAGCTTGCATCGATTTGTCGCGAGCAACGCTGTAACCGTCTTGTCATCCTCAACGGCCCTTCGGCGCCGAGCGTGTAGGCCGAACACGTCAGCGTTTGTAGGCAAACCCTTACAGCAATATCTTGCGCCTTAGTACCTCCATAAACTTGCATTGCAAGTTGGAATAAGCCGCAGGAACTTACTTTGTGACAACGGAACTTGCGATTTACTTCTGATTTTTAGCTGATAGTTTCGCCGAGATTCTGAATGCAATGGAGTGCTCAATGGCCGACGGACTATTCCGCGAAGAAATCGCAGAGGGGCGCCGCACCTCGTTCCATGGCGTCGTTCAGATCGCGTCGCCACTTACGCATCTGGCCTGGGCATGCGGCGCGGGAACCGTCGGCATTGCGATCATTGCGTGGCTCTTCCTCGGCACCTATACCCGCCGAGAACACGTCGATGGTGTCCTTACTCCGACCGCCGGCATGGTTTCGGTGAATGCGCGTGCCGCGGGCACCGTAGCCCGCTTCCTGGCGTCTGACGGGGCGCATGTCGCTAAAGGTGACGCCATCGTTGAGCTCTCCGGTGAACGGAGCAGCACCACCCTTGGCGATACCTCCGCCGCGATTTCGCGGCAGCTGACCGCCGAGCAAAGCCGCATTCGAAACGACATCCACGATGCCACTGCACTCGCGGCCAAGCAAGAAGCCGATCTCCATATGCAGGAACGCATGTTAACGGAGCAAATCGACCGGATCGACGCCCAGGAGGGGCTGGCTCAGCAACAAGCCTCCTCCGTAGGCGATTTGCTTGCCCGGATTGAGCCCCTTACGTCCAAGGGCTACGTCTCGGCGCTAGATGTCCAGCAACAGCGTATGCAAAAGCTCACCGCCGAAACGCAGGTCAAAGACCTTCAGCGACGTCACTTCGAGTCAAAGCAACAGCTCGACTCGGTCCGTGATCAGCTTGAACAGCTGCCTTTGACCACCGCAGCCAAGGTTAGCGACCTCAATCACCAGCTTTCGCAGAATGATCAATCCTTGGCACAGAACGAGCTCGACCGCAGCTCGGTGCTCAGGGCACCTGCCACAGGCACGGTCACCGGCTTGATTGTTGCGCTCGGGCAAGCCATCGAGACCGGCGACCGTCTCATGTCCATCGTTCCGGATGGTTCCCCGCTTCAGGCCGACCTGATGGTCCCCAGTAGCGCCGCTGGATTCGTGGCCGTGGGAACCACCGTCGCGCTCCACTACCAAGCCTTCCCCTACCAGAAGTTTGGCGTCCAGCGAGGTCGCGTGGTTGAGGTGTCAAAAGGGGCATTAACCCAACACGAACTCACCGAGCTTCTGGGGGGTGATCCTCCCAAAGAGCCCATGTATCGCGTGGTCGTTGCGCTGGACGCGCAGGAAGTCGTTGCCTATGGCAAACCGGCCGCGCTTAAGCCGGGAATGGCCTTGGACGCGGACATGCTGTTGGACCGCCGACGGATCATCGAATGGGCACTGGAACCGATCTACGGCATGCGCCGCCGGGCGGAGGTTGAACAATGATGGACGACGTTCCGAAGGCGCAGCGCGATGCCGTTGCGGGCGGCTTCACTGACGATCACGCTGCCGTCCACGGGCTCCTCCACTTCGGCACGCGTCGACGGCTTCCCTTGATCCGCCAAAGCGAGGCTGCCGAGTGCGGACTGGCTTGCCTCGCGATGGTGGCCGGTTACTTTCAGCATCACCTGACGCTGTCCGAAATGCGGCATCGGTTCACCAGCTCGCTCAAGGGCATGAAGCTGGAACGTCTGCTTGAGATCGCTCGTGAACTGGGTCTCAACGGCCGGCCCGTCAAGCTCGAGCTTTCCGAGATTGGACAACTGGATACGCCGGCCATCCTGCACTGGGACATGAATCATTTCGTGGTGCTTCGGAGCGTCAACGAGCGCCGGATCATCATTCATGATCCCGCTGTCGGTGAGCGCATTCTCTCTCTGGCTGAAGCCTCCAAGCACTTCACCGGCATTGGCGTCGAGATAACGCGAGGTCCCGACTTTCGGCGAAAGCGGGCGGAACCTCCGGTCGCCATGCGCGATATCGTGGGTTCGGTCCAGGGCCTCGGCCGCTCCCTTGGCGTGGTATTTGCACTGGCAGCCGTGCTGGAGCTCTTTTCGCTTCTTGCGCCGCAGTTTCTGGAAATCGTGGTGGATCAGGTCCTCGCCGACAGTGACCTTGATCTCTTGACGTTTCTGGGCTTCAGCTTCTCGTTCCTCCTCATTCTCCAGGCGATCGTCGGAGCTGCCAGAACCTGGACCATCACGTGGATGACCAGTCAGTTCTCTCTGAAATGGACAGGTAACGTCTTCCAGCATTTGCTTCGACTTCCGCAGGGATGGTTCCTTCGTCGACATCTTGGCGACATTGTCTCGCGATTCGGAGTCATCGCGAACATCCAGAAGACGTTGACCACTCGCTTTGTTGAGGTGGTTATGGACGGCGTCATGGCGATTGCCACGGGAGTCTTACTGCTTGTCTATAGCCCGCTGCTGACCGCCATCATCGTCGGAGCTATCGGCCTTTATACGCTCAGCCGGCTGCTCTATTACCGCGTGTATCGCGAGGCCAACCTGAGCCAGATCGTGATCAACGCCAAGCAGCAATCGCAGTTCATGGAGTCGGCCCGTGGCGTCCAGACCATCCGGCTGTTCAACAAAGAATCCGTGCGCTCATCCAACTATATGAACGTCACGGCAGAATCACTGAACGCCAATATCGTCGTTCAGCGGTTGAGCATGATCTTCTCATCCTTCAGCACCATCACGAGTGGCATCCAGAAAATCGGAGTGCTTTGGTTGGGCGCCTGGATGGCCATCAAGGGCGATTTCAGCGCCGGCATGCTCATGGCTTTTGCCGCCTACGGTGATCAGTTCGCCACACGGGCATCAAGCCTGGTCGATTACATCATTGAGCTTCGTCTCCTGCGCATGCAAGGTGAACGCCTGGCCGACATTGTCCTGACGCCTACGGAGCCTTCCGGCCATGGCGCCTATGCCGGTCCTGATCCGAAACCTTCCGTCGTCGCCGAGCGCCTGGCGTTCCGATATGCGGCTGGCGAGCCGTGGATCGTGAAGGACGTCTCCTTCGATATCTCCGCCGGCGAGTCGGTAGCCATTGTCGGCCCGTCCGGCTGTGGCAAGAGCACCCTTATTCGCATTCTGGTGGGCTTACTGGACCCGAATCAGGGGCGCATTGAGATCGGCGGCATTGACCTGAAGCATCTGGGGAAAGCGCGGCTCCGGCAGATGACCGCCACCGTCATGCAGGATGACCGGCTCTTCTCGGGAACGATTGCCGACAACATCAGCTTCTTTGACGAAGAAGCTGACCCGCAGCGCGTCGAGGACGCGGCTCGTCAAGCCGAAATCTACGATGACATCGTGCGAATGCCGATGGGTTTTCATACGCTCGTCGGCGACATGGGATCGAGTCTGTCCGGAGGCCAGCAACAGCGGATGTTTCTAGCGCGCGCGTTTTATCGCCAGCCTCGAATCCTCATTATGGACGAGGCAACCAGTCACCTCGATCTTGATCTGGAACGTCGCATCTCGGAGACGCTGCGCCAATCAGGAACGACAAGAATCTTCATTTCACACCGACCCGAGGTGATCGCGACTGCGGATCGGGTGATCCACCTCACCAAGCCAAAACGCTAAGGATTGACCATGAAGCCACGTCTAGCCTGTCTCGCTTTCCTGCTTATAAGCTGGGGCACGTTTGCTCACGCGACTCCTACCACTTGCGATGCCACGCAGGCCGCCGCGCTGAAGGCCATGCGAGCAAAGGGGACCTCCGCGGAACCGACGACTCAGCTACAGATAGCCGTCCTCGCCGGTAACACCACATCACTCGGGACGGCCATCGATTCACTCGAATCAGCGCCCGCGACAGCGCGCAGCGCAGCCCTCGACCAAGCCCTGGCAGGCGCCGCCTGGACGGGCAACCAGGTGGCCGTGGACACGCTGATCGCGCGCGGCGCCCATCCCAATGCCACGACGGACACGACCGGTTCCACTCCGATCGTGCTTGCCGCCCAGTGTGGGCATATCGGCGCCATGGCCTCGCTCACCAAGGCCGGGGCCAGTCTGACGTCGGGATCCAAACCCGACCAGACAGACAACGTTCCGCGCGGTGCGCTGGAGGCCGCCCTTGCCGGCGACGAGGCCGAAGCCGCGGAGTGGCTGGTCGATCATGGCTATGACGTTTGCCGAGGTGGCGAGGGCAAGCGCGTCAGCGCCCTGCTCAACCGCCTGGGACCGAGCACGGCAGTGCCGGCGTCGCTTCGCGCGAAGCTGGCATGCCAGGCAACCAAAGAGAAGTAACCCACTAACCAAAATGGAGTTTGACCAATGCGCGAGTTGAATATCGCCGAGTTGTCACAGGTCTATGGTGGCGACGCCGCCGAAGAGCAGTTTGAAGTGCTGGCAAAGGCCGCCATTGACCTGGCTGCCGAAGGCGGCCTGGATTCCGGCGTTGCCGGCAAGCTGTTCACATCGCTGGATTATGCCAATCTCTCGGCAAACGTGAACAGCCTGCAGTTCCAGTATCTGGAGAACGACTACAACACGTTCATCGCCTACGGCGAACACGCACCGCCGGCACAGTATTTTGAGATCGTCCATCCTGAAAATATCGACTGGAACGCCTACAGCAACGGTGGCCATGCCTCCGCTGCCGACGCGATCAACGCGATGTTCCATGACGTGGTGACCAACCATCATCTGGCGATCGATCCGAACGGTAACCAGGCGGGTACCGGTGGTGATGGCGGCGGCGGTGACGGCGGCTACTACGCCGACGGTGGTGGCTACTACGGCGATGGCGGTGGCGACAGCGGTGGCGGCGACGGCACCGTGACGGTCGGCCCGATCCAGAGCTAATCCAAGGCGACCTGCTAATCCCGCGGCTGCAGGGAGCGCGCCCCTGCAACCGCGACTTGCCCTCCAGCGGATCGCACCATGTCGCAGATCATTCTCTCGCTTGTTCAACAGACGCTCGGCATGACGCAGGGCGTGCTCCTCTTTGGGTCGCATGTCGTTGGCCCTGTCGACGCACATTCAGATATTGACGTTATCGTCCTTGTCGACGGAACCGCCTCGCTGCGTCGGAAGAAGATCCCGACGTCACACGGACTCCTTGATGTTCACCTTCATAGCTCAGCGTCGCTCAAGGCGGCCTGGCAGGAACAGCGGTCGCGCTTCATATCGTTCTATACGCATGCGCTCGCGACAGGACGCATTCTTAGTGACAGCAACGGTTCGCTGGCGCGTCTCGCCGCCGAAAGCCAATCATCATGGCCGCGCAGGCAGATTCGACCGAACTGGACGGTATATCGACTTGCCTTGATGGCGAAGCTCGGCGACATCGGCCGTGAGCACGATGCTGTCGATAGCCAACTCCTTGCCGTCGATACCTACCAAACCATTCTCGCCGTCCGATCGCTCAACTGCACCGGATGGCTGGCTTCGGCCCCACTCATGCGCAGGTGGTGTGCTCAGTCAGCGCCCCTCGTGATTGCCCGCCTCGACGCCGCACTGGGCGCCGCCGCATCCGGAGAGCCCTCCCTCCTCGCACAGGAGGGGCAGGAATGCTTGACGGCCATCGGAGGGCCACTGTCACCGAGTGAAGCGCTGGCCTGGTCTGGCCTGGCCGCCTGACTTCCTACCTCAACGAACAGGGACTCGTCATGCTACACACCAAACTTAAGGTCGTTGACGACTTCGTCGACCCCGCCCTCCTCGCCCACCATTTCAAAGGCGAAGTCTGGTCCTATGGGTGGCGCTCCAACACGGGGGCTGAGGAAACGCCGTTCTGGCACATCCATTTCTGTGGGAGTCGGCGTCCCGACGAATATTTCCGTCAGGACGAGCTACTTGCCAGCGATCCGAAGCTCGCCGCTATCGCGTCTGTCTGGGCGAAGATACGGGAGCAATTTACGCCTGATTATCAGTTGGTCCGATGCTACGCGAACGGACACACCTATGGTCTTGACGGCCACGTTCACCGCGATGCAAAGCCTGGCGAGGACGCGCTGACGGCGTTGGTCTACGTGAACCCCACCTGGAGCGCGAAATGGGCTGGCGAGACCATGTTCATCGGAGAAGCTGGTGAGTGTGAGGCGGTCACCCCCAGGCCAGGGCGTCTGATTGTCTTCGACGGCACCGTCAAGCATGTGGCTCGCTCCGTCAGCCGCGATTGTCCGGCGCTACGGATGACGTTGGTTTTCAAGCTCCAACGCACACCAGCAAGCACCGCACCGGATGGATCACCCATGCCTCGCGCGAACCTTCTTGAATTCCTCCGCCGGCATGGTGCTGAGACCAGCGGCCATTCCGGGCGGAACCTGATGGAACACCTGGTAGGCACGTGGCGACTGCTCAAGCAGTGGGACTGCGCGGAGCATGTCTGCCTGGCCGGCTTGTTCCATAGCATCTACGGCACGTCCATTTACCGTCGTCGAACCGTCAGCCGACACGAGCGCGCTGCAGTTCGCGCCGTCATTGGTGCTCGCGCTGAAGAATTGGCGTTCGTCTTCGGCGTGCTTGACCGACCG is part of the Luteibacter pinisoli genome and harbors:
- a CDS encoding nucleotidyltransferase domain-containing protein → MSQIILSLVQQTLGMTQGVLLFGSHVVGPVDAHSDIDVIVLVDGTASLRRKKIPTSHGLLDVHLHSSASLKAAWQEQRSRFISFYTHALATGRILSDSNGSLARLAAESQSSWPRRQIRPNWTVYRLALMAKLGDIGREHDAVDSQLLAVDTYQTILAVRSLNCTGWLASAPLMRRWCAQSAPLVIARLDAALGAAASGEPSLLAQEGQECLTAIGGPLSPSEALAWSGLAA
- a CDS encoding peptidase domain-containing ABC transporter; its protein translation is MMDDVPKAQRDAVAGGFTDDHAAVHGLLHFGTRRRLPLIRQSEAAECGLACLAMVAGYFQHHLTLSEMRHRFTSSLKGMKLERLLEIARELGLNGRPVKLELSEIGQLDTPAILHWDMNHFVVLRSVNERRIIIHDPAVGERILSLAEASKHFTGIGVEITRGPDFRRKRAEPPVAMRDIVGSVQGLGRSLGVVFALAAVLELFSLLAPQFLEIVVDQVLADSDLDLLTFLGFSFSFLLILQAIVGAARTWTITWMTSQFSLKWTGNVFQHLLRLPQGWFLRRHLGDIVSRFGVIANIQKTLTTRFVEVVMDGVMAIATGVLLLVYSPLLTAIIVGAIGLYTLSRLLYYRVYREANLSQIVINAKQQSQFMESARGVQTIRLFNKESVRSSNYMNVTAESLNANIVVQRLSMIFSSFSTITSGIQKIGVLWLGAWMAIKGDFSAGMLMAFAAYGDQFATRASSLVDYIIELRLLRMQGERLADIVLTPTEPSGHGAYAGPDPKPSVVAERLAFRYAAGEPWIVKDVSFDISAGESVAIVGPSGCGKSTLIRILVGLLDPNQGRIEIGGIDLKHLGKARLRQMTATVMQDDRLFSGTIADNISFFDEEADPQRVEDAARQAEIYDDIVRMPMGFHTLVGDMGSSLSGGQQQRMFLARAFYRQPRILIMDEATSHLDLDLERRISETLRQSGTTRIFISHRPEVIATADRVIHLTKPKR
- a CDS encoding ankyrin repeat domain-containing protein → MKPRLACLAFLLISWGTFAHATPTTCDATQAAALKAMRAKGTSAEPTTQLQIAVLAGNTTSLGTAIDSLESAPATARSAALDQALAGAAWTGNQVAVDTLIARGAHPNATTDTTGSTPIVLAAQCGHIGAMASLTKAGASLTSGSKPDQTDNVPRGALEAALAGDEAEAAEWLVDHGYDVCRGGEGKRVSALLNRLGPSTAVPASLRAKLACQATKEK
- a CDS encoding DUF6817 domain-containing protein translates to MLHTKLKVVDDFVDPALLAHHFKGEVWSYGWRSNTGAEETPFWHIHFCGSRRPDEYFRQDELLASDPKLAAIASVWAKIREQFTPDYQLVRCYANGHTYGLDGHVHRDAKPGEDALTALVYVNPTWSAKWAGETMFIGEAGECEAVTPRPGRLIVFDGTVKHVARSVSRDCPALRMTLVFKLQRTPASTAPDGSPMPRANLLEFLRRHGAETSGHSGRNLMEHLVGTWRLLKQWDCAEHVCLAGLFHSIYGTSIYRRRTVSRHERAAVRAVIGARAEELAFVFGVLDRPKAWIPAITTGKAPLMGMDDAVLTVDDTTVNELLEIEIANLLEQDGAQDVLASLWGAGFHERVSVNDGARAALMNAVSAETVEA
- a CDS encoding HlyD family secretion protein codes for the protein MADGLFREEIAEGRRTSFHGVVQIASPLTHLAWACGAGTVGIAIIAWLFLGTYTRREHVDGVLTPTAGMVSVNARAAGTVARFLASDGAHVAKGDAIVELSGERSSTTLGDTSAAISRQLTAEQSRIRNDIHDATALAAKQEADLHMQERMLTEQIDRIDAQEGLAQQQASSVGDLLARIEPLTSKGYVSALDVQQQRMQKLTAETQVKDLQRRHFESKQQLDSVRDQLEQLPLTTAAKVSDLNHQLSQNDQSLAQNELDRSSVLRAPATGTVTGLIVALGQAIETGDRLMSIVPDGSPLQADLMVPSSAAGFVAVGTTVALHYQAFPYQKFGVQRGRVVEVSKGALTQHELTELLGGDPPKEPMYRVVVALDAQEVVAYGKPAALKPGMALDADMLLDRRRIIEWALEPIYGMRRRAEVEQ
- a CDS encoding retropepsin-like aspartic protease; protein product: MQGNATHVTQARLKQAMVAVLIALASNGSVRAEDTAPPLTETALRDAVRAADASGLLGAFQHPANDASRALAAMGLDRVTWQLDHSSATARTCAKALASTQAVTAFFCAKFEAGNLRLKGRYADASRLDAAAATTFASVASSDIPFQAFMRDNALYAAMPPISAEHAGDVTVPVRFDAAHAFSLDATVNGQAIALGLDTGSATTLSRATAKRLGVRVVIADHGKAVGLLGKSSPQSLGIIDELKLGSAVVRHLPVEVVDEGRDVVGNDALMQLGRFRLTRDTLTFPSSSDALSSCQEPMLVSTAAFGGGTLLVKPLRINGQDRLALIDTGDSFVLTGSASAAAQAPGGHHRRIMTRDLTRADQAVDTVSGHATVTLGGRDQSVDFPIYPTANLPYPYILGGGAMSDVALEVDFDNAHVCLTQRS